A stretch of Miscanthus floridulus cultivar M001 chromosome 13, ASM1932011v1, whole genome shotgun sequence DNA encodes these proteins:
- the LOC136501226 gene encoding BURP domain-containing protein 12-like, translated as MASSPTPPPIRTVLAATLLLLVYLLPHNAAAAAGAGASPAVNPFTAKAAFIRYWNRKVPNNRPHPAFFVAKLSPLPAADSASFPSALPDIRARLPALCTKAALLCPGPATTDAASLAASGPRGGGPFKGYSNANFNNYGTGGVAGSDSFRNYSPDLNIAADSFRRYGRDSSGRADSFASYEADGNVVTANFTSYAGGATGGSGSFAAYAAETNVPDSTFTNYDAGANGRGRSFASYSQEANHGENGFSGYGKDGNGVRETFSSYGNESNVLASAFANYGQSANGATDTFTGYGVEGNVPENTFRNYDAGGNAGVDTFKKYRDDANVGDDRFTSYAKGANGGAAEFESYGNSANPGSTTFKGYGEGTNPNHHIGFKEYAGENNTFKGYAKTGVSFKEYHNTSTGALTVSAEAAASMQHHEHLKWSPEPGKFFRERELVAGNRMPMPDIRDKMPPRAFLPRAIAARIPFEHRAVSEAFGFPLDTAMGKAVSSTVAECLRAPSKGETKRCATSAEDVVDFAVETLGDHIVVRSTASTAGSGGDVRLGTVTGVDGGRVTRSVSCHQSLFPYLVYYCHSVPKVRVYEADIMAADGSDAGEKKINHGVAICHLDTSDWSPSHGAFVALGGKPGEVEVCHWIFEGDMTWTVAD; from the coding sequence ATGGCTTCTTCCCCTACCCCACCGCCCATTCGCACCGTCCTCGCCGCCACCCTGCTCCTCCTCGTGTACCTCCTCCCGcacaatgccgccgccgccgccggtgccggCGCGTCGCCTGCGGTGAACCCGTTCACGGCGAAGGCGGCATTCATCCGGTACTGGAACCGCAAGGTGCCCAACAACCGCCCGCACCCAGCCTTCTTCGTCGCCAAGCTCTCCCCGCTCCCGGCCGCCGACTCCGCCTCCTTCCCCTCCGCACTGCCCGACATCCGCGCCCGCCTCCCCGCGCTCTGCACCAAGGCCGCGCTCCTCTGCCCCGGCCCGGCTACCACCGACGCGGCGTCGCTGGCGGCGTCGGGCCCCAGGGGCGGGGGCCCGTTCAAGGGCTACAGCAATGCCAACTTCAACAACTACGGCACCGGCGGCGTAGCAGGGTCCGACTCGTTCCGGAACTACTCCCCGGACCTCAACATCGCCGCCGACAGCTTCCGCCGCTACGGCCGGGACTCGTCGGGACGCGCCGACAGCTTCGCCTCCTACGAGGCCGACGGCAACGTGGTGACCGCCAACTTCACCTCCTACGCGGGCGGCGCCACGGGCGGCTCGGGCTCCTTCGCCGCGTACGCCGCCGAGACCAACGTCCCGGACTCCACCTTCACCAACTACGACGCCGGCGCCAACGGCCGCGGCCGCAGCTTCGCGTCCTACTCCCAGGAGGCCAACCACGGGGAGAACGGCTTCTCCGGCTACGGCAAGGACGGCAACGGCGTGCGGGAGACGTTCTCGTCCTACGGCAACGAGTCCAACGTGCTGGCCTCCGCCTTCGCCAACTACGGGCAGTCCGCCAACGGCGCCACGGACACCTTCACGGGGTACGGAGTGGAGGGGAACGTCCCCGAGAACACGTTCCGGAACTACGACGCCGGCGGGAACGCCGGCGTGGACACCTTCAAGAAGTACCGCGACGACGCCAATGTCGGCGATGACAGGTTCACCTCCTACGCCAAGGGCGCCAACGGCGGCGCCGCGGAGTTCGAGAGCTACGGCAACTCGGCCAACCCGGGCAGCACCACCTTCAAGGGCTACGGCGAGGGCACCAACCCCAACCACCACATTGGGTTCAAGGAGTACGCCGGCGAGAACAACACCTTCAAGGGCTACGCCAAGACCGGCGTCAGCTTCAAGGAGTACCACAACACCTCTACTGGGGCGCTGACGGtgtcggcggaggcggcggcatcgATGCAGCACCACGAGCACCTGAAGTGGTCGCCGGAGCCCGGCAAGTTCTTCAGGGAGCGTGAGCTGGTGGCCGGGAACCGAATGCCGATGCCGGACATCAGGGACAAGATGCCGCCCCGGGCGTTCCTGCCCCGGGCCATCGCGGCGAGGATCCCGTTCGAGCACCGCGCCGTGTCGGAGGCGTTCGGCTTCCCCCTCGACACGGCGATGGGGAAAGCCGTGTCCTCGACGGTGGCGGAGTGCTTGCGCGCGCCGAGCAAGGGCGAGACGAAGCGGTGCGCGACGTCGGCCGAGGACGTGGTGGACTTCGCCGTGGAGACGCTGGGCGACCACATCGTGGTGCGCAGCACGGCGTCGACGgcgggcagcggcggcgacgtCCGGCTCGGGACGGTGACGGGCGTGGACGGCGGCCGGGTGACGCGGTCCGTGTCGTGCCACCAGAGCCTGTTCCCGTACCTGGTGTACTACTGCCACTCGGTGCCCAAGGTGCGGGTGTACGAGGCCGACATCATGGCCGCCGATGGCTCGGACGCCGGCGAGAAGAAGATCAACCACGGGGTGGCCATCTGCCACCTGGACACGTCGGACTGGAGCCCGAGCCACGGCGCATTCGTGGCGCTTGGCGGAAAGCCCGGCGAGGTGGAGGTGTGCCACTGGATCTTCGAGGGCGACATGACGTGGACAGTAGCAGATTGA